The genomic region ATACGAAGCAAAGTTGAAGTAGTTTATGCATTGTCATTTGTCAACCTATACTGAGATTgatctcatcatcatcatcatcaccatgagCTCTTTTACTTTTTGACCATTtgtaagattattattatttttccttaattatgCACGTCGTactattttgtaaaataagatGATCCAttttacaaaactaaaattaaagaataatggAATAAGCTTATACACTCCATATTTTCTATAAGATATATAAGCataaaagtttttatgaaaatttatttttatgttcttcAGACAGAGTTTGGtgaaactttattaaaaaaaaattaattaaaacataACTGATGAATAACTTTGGTCAAACACTGTTTGGAGAAAGATAATTTCAACCTTAAATGAGTGCTTGTATAAAAAGCATTTTATATTGTAATAAATTATCtttgtacttttattttatatatatatatatatatatacctaaatTCTCTTTGCACTGGTGGAGGATGGGCTCATTACAATTACCAAGAAAGCTGCCTTTTAGGATatgaacaacattttttttttttgggcaaagaAAACTAGACTAAATTTGTTGGTACGAGGTGCATGAACCCTAAATTCTACTGGCATATatagaaaagtaaaatttcagattgagatgagatgagatggtcttttaaataaattaaatttaaaacaaaaggattCTTAATTATTAAGTATTGGCTCTTTTAATTTGGCttatctatatattaaaaatgaccttgaatttttgtaaagccAATCTATAAATTAATTGGATTTAAATAGTTTGATAACTAATCAAAAGAAAACTGTTTTGGTCAATCAATAAACTAGAGTTATATATAACAACTAAATTTATAAGGACAACTCTAATAATAGTAATTGGTGATCGCCCATTACTTCAATGTACCTACACTATTATACATCTCTCACACTTAAAGATAGATCTCATATTTTGGCCTCGTGAGACCAATCCTTATATAAGAGTAATATATTAACTATTaaaggtatgtttggtaaccgttttttctcttattttttaatctaaaaaacaattttatatttttgagattaaaaaacttgtttgacaactcaaaatggacagaaaacaaaaactattctcaaaactcaatttgtgaaggaaattgaaaacatataaaagattgttttcagtttctagttttcaaaagtcaataaaaacaagtatttgatttaataaatttgtctcatttaatgagttagcattagagttcaaatcctaataacaacatattttagtattttctattattttcttcaaaaaactttttttcaactaaccaaatatgtttttgattttaaaaatacaagaaaattgttttttctttatattctcaaaaaaaatttttgtaaaagaaaaaaaaattgttaccaaaTATAACCTAAgtgaacaataatttttttttattgtattatatatatatatatatgtattatcaATATAGATTGTGAATGTTACACCAAGTTTGTTTTcgtacaaaaatatatataaataatattaaagatacaaactattttacaaaaatgttACAAACTGCTGATACGGTGAAtaattattagtaaattaaatagtaatattaatgGTAGGCCttgatgaaaaccaataagaagttgACCACAttagtattttgtaaaaatgttgtaaaataaattgtgcctatagcattactcaatatatatattgtgtgttACATGACATCTAAAATTCCTAGATATATTACATTGACAATCTAatatattcatgcatttaagataagtgatattaatggttggcttagatgaaaactaataagagaTTAGCCACATTAGCATTTTGTAAAGATATTGTAAAATACTTTGTGcttgtagcattactcaataTATATTGTGTGTTACATGACATCTAAAAATCCTAGATATATTACATTGACAATCTAatatattcatgcatttataataataataataataataataataataataataataattaaatggtCCAAAGAAAGAGTTAGACGTATAATACTTTTGCTTCATCAATGGTTTCTAATTACTGTAcatttctctataaaaaaaaaaaaatactgtacATTTGTTTGAGTTCTCATGCTTTCAGTACAAAATTTGAATCTGTTACATAATTCTTAAGTGTTAAGGAACACAAAGTCACAAATAACTTGCACCCATGTTCTTAGAATATTAGGGTCTCTCTATTTGAATCCGAAATAGAATGgttcaaataaataaagtacaataaccactttttttttttttgttgagaaatggGTAAGTCATTTTTATTAAAGCAAATCAAACTGGAAAACATCATCTAAATTTGGTAGTAGTTTTTCTAACCACACATCAATATCAGCAGTTAAAACGGCTCTTCTAGCAAGGGAGTGGGCTAAACTATTACCCCCTACTTACATGACAGAAATTACAAACTGGCAAACAAGAGCTggctttttttgagaatgaagtaCAATAACCACTTGattattcattaattataattgaATTATATTTCCCGGACATTAAAAACACCCCTCAAAATAAGCCAAAAATGAAACAACTACTCAAAAATCGTTACAAAATTCAGATACATTCGTATAAAATATGTCCTGTCAACGATTTAAATGGTGAAGACTAACCAAAAAAATCTGatacaagaaataaagtacaataacaattttattattcattaattttgtttgaatcATATTTCACGAAGCGTATGCATTCGTTAATTGTCCACATCCTAACAGATTTAGTGCACAAAAACcattaattcatttataaaaaacaTCTGTATAAAACATGCCCTTAATATACGATATAAATGACGGAAATTAACCGAAAAAAATctcatacagaatttttttcaaGATGGAGACTAAGGACAGCGTAGAAAATGCTGGCTATAGCTTGCTCTCATACTATTGTGTACATGTACGGTTAAACCGTTCTTATCTCTCACTAGGTCAACGATTAGCCAACCTTTTTGTGCTTAAGGTTTTGTACGAAGAAATAACAAATCTGCAAAAAACAAATGGTAAGAACTAATACAAGAACAAATCATGGTTGTGCGAGAAACATGAGTAGATAACTTAGCTTCACTCGACAAGTGTCAAGCACGGCTTCTTCTATGCACATCCACAGCTCAGCTTAACTATTTGTCAGTCAACGTTTTAACTGCCTTAACTACCTGCCTTAGCTTTTACACTTAGCATACTACTACTATTAGATCCTAGATGCTAATTTGGAtgccatttttaaaatttcGATGGTTTTAATAATAGAAACAGGgaatttaaaccctaaatattttcactaaaaaagaagaagtgaatgACGATTGAATTACGTAATTCTTGTCATGAATAATAGATTCTAATTAGCTGGACTGATAAAATTGCATATTCTATATTAAGGGACTTGGATTTGGATATTCAAATCTCAAGATTAAAAAAGCTTATTGATATTTTGACATGATAATAACAATGACAATGCTCATAGATTTCAAATTCCATCATGTCtctattaagaaaaaaaataaaaattagataaacTGGTTTTCTAGTGGGGAGGGCTCACTAGTTACTACTCACTAGTGATAAAACTGTTCACCTTTTTCCATCCAATCTCTATGAGAGTGTTgttgaagagaaaagaaaaagaatcataaaagttgtatttattgataataaatgTATGCGTTATAAATGTGAGTTCCTGTGGACTCACCAAAATTTACAATGAGAAAAGAGTAAATTAATAacaggaaaaaacaaaaaattaattactggCCTGTTGAGTTTATATACTTACAGTTTCTTAAatcttaaatacaaaaactaaaaaaaaataggaaatgaaataattactgagaAGATGAAGGTCACTTtgctttcaaaaaattttatgggTTAGCTGCCACATCAGTAGTTGAACCAATGCCCACTTGCAACCATGGTGAGGAACTTCCACTCATGTTCATGTCCTTTAACTCACTTAGCTTAGCTAATTTCACCTTACTGTCTGCTTCATCCTCCACATTTTGCATTGAACAACTACTGTTGTTGTTAttcatgttgttgttgttgttgttgttgctgttgttgatgatgatgatgctattGTTATCGTTGTTGTCAATGTCGGCATTTTGGAAGTgttggtgatggtggtggtggtggtgattatTATCTTCATTTTCCTTTGCAGCTATCCAAGACTGTAAAAAAATATCTGTAGAAACTCCAAAGCTAGTAGGGTTAATAATTTGGTCATGTCGAACTCCAGTAACATCATCAATTGGTGCGGGAAGGTTAAGGTCGAGCTTGAGATCGAGCAACTCTGATGAATTATCGAACTTGGGCCTTTGAATAATTGGCTCCAACTGATCTGGAAATTGATGAAACTTAGATAGTGCAGAAGAGTCAGGTCCATTGGAGGTGATCCAATGGCACCTCTTATGTCCACCTAGTGCTTGCCCAGATGAGAAAACACGGTGACATATTGAACATTCATGCacctttgattttttcttgGATGTCGATGCCAATGGTGTGTTAGAACCTTGATGATCGAGTTGTTGAAAGGCTGAGTTCGATTTTGTTGGGAAAAATTCTTCGTGTGTGATCACATCATCATCGGCTAGACTATCTTCAATGTGGTCGAGACGTGCAGCGTAACAACCTTTAACCTTTTTGTGACTAGCTCTATGACCACCTAATGCTTGGTGGGAATTGAAAACTTTCTTGCATGCTTTGCACTCAAACAAACCTTTAGCCACCcctttgttcttgttgttgttgttgtcgtcgtcgttgatgatgttgatgttgagGATGTCATCGTTGTCATCTAGAGGAACCTTATATGAAATTGGAGGAATGAAATTCATGGGGGTGTTTCTtcgttcttcttctttactagcTGATGCACAAGACTCCTCAGCCTCAGCCACCATGTTATCAACATTTGCGTTTGATAACATCATCAAGCAATTTGCAAGGTCTTCTTCCTCGCTAGAAGGGCAATTGGAGTTATTGAAATTGCCCACTTTAGCTCTCattgatctttttcttttagaccAACCACACCCTCTTCTTCCATTGCCATCGTCACCATCAGAGCCCGGGGATGAAACTAAGGACTCAGCATCTTCAGAGGTACATTTGCCATGTTCAAGAAAAGACTTCCACGACAAGAACTCCTTACCACAATTTTCACAAACTCTACAACTCTTTAGCCGATTTGGGTTGGTTCTCAATGCATACATGCGCTTGTTGCTAGCAGGAACATTGGCACCAAGCTTGTCTTCCCAATCACTAGCTGGGTCTTCCTCATCAATGTGGATACTCTCGTCGCCTATTCCATGTGCCCTCATGTGCCCTCCGAGTGCTCTTCCACAACCAAAACCTTTCTTGCAAATTTTACAAAAGTGTTTGAAGTTTGATTGTTGATCCACAATCAAAGCCATACAAcaattaagaaaagaagaagaaaaattcgTGAGagtataagaaagaaagaaaggaagagataaaaaaaaaatgttggataAGAATGAAAGAGATGAAAAGGGGTGGAGTTTGTTCTTGTAGTGGAAGTTGTTGAGGGGTTGTATGGTGAAAATTAAGGGAGTCTGAGTCCTAGTTTTTAGTTGGAGTATTGGTTGTGGTTAATTTgtggatgagagagagagatggggtGTTCTTGAAGAGCTTATAGCTAGAGAGAGTGTGGTGTGACAAGTGGAGGGAAGGTGAGAGGGTGAGAGAGTTTTTCTAagactttttcttattttgtggtGGTGGCGCCGCCGGTCAAAGCAACTAGAGGAGGTCCGTACGCTcagtgtgagtgtgagagagtaaAGGGGGTCCGTACGTAtagtgtgtttgtatgtgtgtttgtgtgtgttgtgttttgttttatgaaagagagagagagtgtgtgaggAAGTGAGTGAAAGGAAAAGGGAGTGGTTCTAACTGCCGTACCTATTCATATCCCTTCAATTCCAAGCCAAGAAAACTAA from Castanea sativa cultivar Marrone di Chiusa Pesio chromosome 11, ASM4071231v1 harbors:
- the LOC142616609 gene encoding uncharacterized protein LOC142616609 → MALIVDQQSNFKHFCKICKKGFGCGRALGGHMRAHGIGDESIHIDEEDPASDWEDKLGANVPASNKRMYALRTNPNRLKSCRVCENCGKEFLSWKSFLEHGKCTSEDAESLVSSPGSDGDDGNGRRGCGWSKRKRSMRAKVGNFNNSNCPSSEEEDLANCLMMLSNANVDNMVAEAEESCASASKEEERRNTPMNFIPPISYKVPLDDNDDILNINIINDDDNNNNKNKGVAKGLFECKACKKVFNSHQALGGHRASHKKVKGCYAARLDHIEDSLADDDVITHEEFFPTKSNSAFQQLDHQGSNTPLASTSKKKSKVHECSICHRVFSSGQALGGHKRCHWITSNGPDSSALSKFHQFPDQLEPIIQRPKFDNSSELLDLKLDLNLPAPIDDVTGVRHDQIINPTSFGVSTDIFLQSWIAAKENEDNNHHHHHHHQHFQNADIDNNDNNSIIIINNSNNNNNNNMNNNNSSCSMQNVEDEADSKVKLAKLSELKDMNMSGSSSPWLQVGIGSTTDVAANP